One Acinetobacter pullicarnis genomic region harbors:
- a CDS encoding DnaJ C-terminal domain-containing protein, with protein sequence MAKNYYEVLAVGRDASPEQIKKSYRKLARKYHPDISKEADAEEQMQSINVAYDTLSNAEKKKEYDFSLDHPHAQANYAGQSGADGFSGAGQRHSYSHGGGDFGGFEDLFGRFGAGFGGGRTQDFSQGRSSQQAYAGEDQHVRIEVEIEVAYHGTTQQFTLQIPSYTPMGEVEMQRKTLEVKIPKGIKQGQQIRLANQGQQGVQGGKNGDLYVEINYKETDKIHVDGANVHYTINVAPWEIALGQSIEIDSPAGKVNVTLPKTAKNGQQLRLVDKGIPSKTPGHLYLKLNIVIPAANTEAEQQAYQQLAESFNHFNPRKS encoded by the coding sequence ATGGCAAAAAATTATTATGAAGTCCTAGCTGTTGGTCGTGATGCTAGTCCTGAACAAATCAAAAAATCTTATCGTAAACTTGCTCGAAAATACCATCCTGACATAAGTAAAGAAGCTGATGCAGAAGAACAGATGCAATCGATTAATGTCGCCTATGACACTTTAAGTAACGCTGAAAAGAAAAAAGAATATGACTTTTCACTAGATCACCCGCATGCACAAGCCAACTATGCTGGACAATCGGGTGCTGATGGTTTTTCTGGTGCTGGTCAACGCCACAGTTATTCTCACGGGGGCGGTGACTTTGGCGGTTTTGAAGACCTATTTGGACGTTTTGGTGCAGGCTTTGGCGGTGGTCGTACGCAAGACTTTTCCCAAGGCAGATCAAGTCAGCAAGCCTATGCAGGTGAAGACCAACATGTCCGCATCGAGGTTGAGATTGAGGTCGCCTATCATGGTACAACCCAACAATTTACCCTACAAATTCCAAGTTATACCCCAATGGGCGAAGTCGAGATGCAACGTAAGACTTTAGAGGTCAAAATTCCCAAAGGGATCAAGCAAGGGCAACAGATTCGCCTCGCCAATCAAGGGCAACAGGGCGTACAAGGGGGCAAAAATGGCGACCTCTATGTGGAAATAAACTATAAAGAAACCGATAAAATTCACGTGGATGGTGCCAATGTGCATTACACCATTAACGTCGCGCCTTGGGAAATCGCACTCGGACAAAGCATTGAAATTGACAGTCCCGCAGGTAAAGTCAATGTCACGCTACCCAAGACAGCCAAAAATGGCCAACAACTGCGTTTGGTCGACAAAGGTATTCCAAGTAAAACACCTGGGCATCTCTATCTCAAATTGAATATTGTGATTCCCGCAGCCAATACCGAGGCAGAACAACAGGCCTACCAACAGTTGGCTGAAAGTTTCAATCATTTCAATCCACGTAAGTCATAA
- a CDS encoding chaperone modulator CbpM, giving the protein MTQLHYREIVCEGRFDAEVLDEQQFFDLHHFAQVCGQNPEWVLQLLEYEILPTRSQQATQHFHAEDIARARRAYRLQRDFEASFAAVAMMMDLIDELQQLRQQTRYSQNK; this is encoded by the coding sequence ATGACCCAATTACATTATCGTGAAATTGTTTGTGAAGGACGTTTTGACGCTGAAGTTTTAGATGAGCAGCAGTTCTTTGACTTACACCATTTTGCTCAAGTCTGTGGTCAAAATCCTGAATGGGTTTTACAACTACTTGAATATGAAATATTGCCTACACGTAGCCAACAAGCCACACAACACTTCCATGCCGAAGACATTGCTCGGGCGCGCCGTGCCTATCGTCTACAACGTGATTTTGAGGCAAGCTTTGCTGCAGTTGCCATGATGATGGACTTAATTGATGAACTTCAACAATTAAGACAACAAACGCGGTACAGTCAGAACAAATAA
- a CDS encoding magnesium transporter CorA family protein: MQTYYFYQDTTDHYTYIQKTASRDQSPIFIWIDCTREDVVNRAEAWQQQIQQASGLCLNELHVQDILNLEHPCVFDAIEDYNLLIFRKLITRDDHITADAAEEHERIFGLATSPVSFVITPNTLVSVRETGNKAMESFIARIEMIVSREIEQQNKPRKLASSPIDLTLRLLNSMVDEYVDIRVPLTKRVEYWQQALLQGHRRFNQWHQLLQENMAFQQIENLCEEQIEVIQELSDEIIDNEQHHRAKKNLERADILLMRIHDLSNHIERIQKHTARFSSAIKAAIELHFSAISNQTNENMRILAIITAVFAPLTLLTGIYGMNFEFIPGLASPHGFWIMLGLMLLTTMLLIYYFYRRHLVGRGEKSVIDLLAQKHPNQRVNLLWFLDYEPIKHTMQEVSKLTKLK, encoded by the coding sequence ATGCAAACCTATTATTTTTATCAAGATACGACAGATCATTATACTTATATTCAAAAAACGGCCAGTCGAGATCAATCCCCGATTTTTATTTGGATTGATTGTACCCGTGAAGATGTGGTTAACCGTGCTGAAGCATGGCAGCAACAGATTCAGCAGGCCAGTGGTCTGTGTTTAAATGAATTGCATGTGCAGGATATTTTAAATCTTGAACATCCCTGTGTCTTCGATGCAATCGAAGACTACAATTTACTCATTTTTCGTAAATTGATTACCCGTGACGACCATATTACTGCGGACGCAGCCGAAGAACATGAGCGGATCTTTGGTCTGGCAACCTCACCTGTGAGTTTTGTGATTACGCCAAATACCTTGGTGAGTGTGCGTGAGACGGGCAATAAAGCCATGGAAAGTTTTATTGCTCGTATTGAAATGATTGTGAGTCGTGAGATTGAACAACAAAATAAACCACGAAAATTGGCGAGTTCACCAATCGATTTAACCCTGCGTTTACTCAATAGCATGGTCGATGAATATGTCGATATTCGGGTGCCGTTGACCAAACGCGTTGAGTATTGGCAGCAGGCCTTGTTGCAAGGGCATCGACGTTTTAATCAATGGCATCAACTGTTACAAGAAAATATGGCTTTTCAGCAAATTGAAAATCTATGTGAAGAGCAGATTGAGGTGATCCAAGAGTTAAGCGATGAAATTATTGACAATGAACAGCATCATCGGGCCAAGAAAAATCTAGAACGTGCTGATATTTTATTGATGCGAATCCACGACTTAAGCAATCATATTGAACGTATTCAAAAGCATACGGCTCGATTTAGCAGTGCAATCAAGGCTGCGATTGAATTGCATTTTTCTGCGATTTCTAATCAGACCAATGAAAATATGCGTATTCTCGCAATTATTACTGCAGTTTTTGCACCACTCACCTTATTGACGGGAATCTATGGCATGAACTTTGAGTTCATTCCAGGGCTTGCTTCACCGCATGGTTTTTGGATTATGCTGGGCTTAATGTTGTTAACGACAATGCTGCTGATTTACTACTTCTATCGTCGTCATTTGGTAGGGCGTGGTGAAAAAAGCGTGATTGATTTGTTGGCACAAAAGCATCCCAATCAACGTGTTAATCTTTTGTGGTTTTTGGACTATGAGCCAATCAAACATACCATGCAGGAGGTCAGTAAGCTGACCAAGTTAAAATGA
- the rpsO gene encoding 30S ribosomal protein S15, translated as MALTNADRAEIVAKFARAENDTGSPEVQVALLTAQINSLQGHFKDHKHDHHSRRGLIRMVNQRRKLLDYLKGKDVSRYTALIAALGLRR; from the coding sequence ATGGCTTTAACTAACGCAGATCGCGCAGAAATCGTTGCTAAATTCGCACGTGCAGAAAACGATACAGGTTCACCAGAAGTTCAAGTTGCTTTGTTAACTGCTCAAATTAACAGTTTGCAAGGTCACTTTAAAGATCACAAACATGACCATCACAGCCGTCGTGGTTTGATCCGTATGGTTAACCAACGTCGTAAATTGCTTGATTACCTTAAAGGTAAAGACGTGTCACGTTATACAGCTTTGATTGCTGCACTAGGTTTACGTCGTTAA
- a CDS encoding YdcH family protein, translating into MNIKVMNKKLKNMFPEYSELMSELRQSNPHFAKMLESHDVLDRQITHLELNPVHAINDNDDIETLKRKKLKYKDELYALLKQAQHGNVDAVQQSD; encoded by the coding sequence ATGAACATCAAAGTCATGAACAAAAAGCTCAAAAATATGTTTCCAGAATATAGCGAATTGATGTCAGAACTCAGACAATCCAATCCGCATTTCGCCAAAATGCTCGAATCTCACGATGTGCTCGATAGACAGATCACCCATCTAGAACTCAATCCCGTTCATGCCATCAACGACAACGATGATATCGAAACGCTGAAACGCAAAAAATTAAAGTACAAAGATGAACTGTATGCCTTGCTCAAACAAGCGCAGCACGGCAACGTTGACGCTGTGCAGCAATCAGACTAA
- the pnp gene encoding polyribonucleotide nucleotidyltransferase, translating to MFNIIRKEFQFGQHQVVLETGRVARQANTVFITMGGVTVLVAVVAQPTAKAGQDFFPLTVNYQEKQYAAGRIPGGYGKREGRASEAETLISRLIDRPIRPLFPEGFYNEIQVTASVVSSDKTMDADIAAMLGTSAALSIAGVPFRGPIGGARVGLINGEYVLNPNHEQLKESELDLVVAGTESAVLMVESEAKELSEDQMLGAVLFGHDEMQIAIQAIKEFAAAAGAKQSTWVAPSKNEALLAQLKDAFEAKISEAYTIAVKQDRYTALDALHAEAMAQFAPEGAEAGVADEVNELFEDLKYRTVRDNILSGKPRIDGRDTTTVRALDVQAGVLDRAHGSALFTRGETQALVTATLGNTRDALMVDTLCGTKTDNFMLHYNFPAYSVGETGRESGPKRREIGHGRLARRGIQAVLPAADRFPYVIRIVSDITESNGSSSMASVCGASLALMDAGVPLKAPVAGIAMGLVKEGERFAVLSDILGDEDHLGDMDFKVAGSANGITALQMDIKIEGINEEIMEVALNQAYAGRMHILNAMNQVLSRARAEISMHAPTFEVININPDKIRDVIGKGGATIRAITEETKAAIDIEDNGTVRVFGETKAAAKAAIAKIQALTAEIEPGTIYTGKVIRIVEFGAFVNIMPGTDGLLHISQISNERVANVTDVLTEGQEIKVQVQDVDNRGRIKLSMKDIEQA from the coding sequence ATGTTTAATATTATTCGTAAAGAATTCCAATTTGGTCAACATCAAGTTGTTTTAGAAACAGGTCGTGTTGCTCGTCAAGCGAATACTGTTTTTATTACCATGGGTGGTGTGACTGTATTGGTTGCAGTGGTTGCTCAACCAACGGCTAAAGCGGGTCAAGACTTTTTCCCATTGACTGTAAATTATCAAGAAAAACAATATGCAGCTGGTCGTATTCCAGGTGGATATGGCAAGCGCGAAGGTCGTGCATCTGAAGCTGAAACTTTAATTTCACGCTTAATTGACCGTCCAATTCGTCCATTGTTCCCAGAAGGTTTCTATAACGAAATCCAAGTAACCGCAAGTGTGGTTTCTTCTGACAAAACCATGGATGCAGATATTGCTGCGATGTTAGGTACTTCGGCTGCACTTTCAATTGCAGGCGTACCTTTCCGTGGTCCAATCGGTGGTGCACGTGTTGGTTTGATCAACGGTGAATATGTTCTTAACCCAAATCACGAACAGTTAAAAGAAAGTGAACTTGATCTTGTGGTTGCAGGTACTGAATCTGCAGTATTGATGGTTGAATCTGAAGCGAAAGAGCTTTCAGAAGACCAAATGCTAGGTGCTGTACTGTTCGGTCATGACGAAATGCAAATCGCTATTCAAGCGATTAAAGAATTTGCAGCTGCTGCGGGTGCAAAACAATCAACTTGGGTTGCACCAAGCAAAAATGAAGCTTTACTTGCTCAGTTAAAAGATGCATTTGAAGCAAAAATTTCTGAAGCTTATACCATTGCAGTCAAACAAGACCGTTATACCGCACTTGATGCTTTACATGCTGAAGCAATGGCGCAGTTTGCTCCTGAAGGCGCTGAAGCGGGTGTGGCTGACGAAGTAAACGAATTATTTGAAGATCTAAAATACCGCACTGTGCGTGACAACATTTTGTCAGGCAAGCCACGTATTGACGGTCGTGATACCACAACTGTCCGTGCATTAGATGTACAAGCTGGGGTATTGGATCGTGCACACGGTTCAGCATTGTTTACCCGTGGTGAAACTCAGGCACTTGTGACTGCAACACTCGGTAATACCCGTGACGCGCTCATGGTTGATACCTTATGTGGTACAAAAACTGACAACTTCATGTTGCATTACAACTTCCCTGCATACTCTGTAGGTGAAACAGGTCGTGAATCTGGTCCTAAACGTCGTGAAATCGGTCATGGTCGTCTTGCACGCCGTGGTATTCAAGCCGTTCTTCCTGCTGCTGACCGCTTCCCGTACGTGATTCGTATCGTATCTGATATCACTGAATCAAATGGTTCGTCTTCAATGGCGTCTGTTTGTGGTGCATCACTTGCGCTTATGGATGCGGGTGTACCGTTAAAAGCACCTGTTGCAGGTATTGCAATGGGCCTCGTCAAAGAAGGCGAGCGTTTTGCCGTACTTTCTGACATCTTAGGTGATGAAGATCATCTTGGTGATATGGACTTTAAAGTTGCTGGTTCTGCCAATGGTATTACTGCGCTTCAAATGGACATTAAAATCGAAGGTATTAACGAAGAAATTATGGAAGTTGCATTGAATCAAGCTTATGCAGGTCGTATGCATATCTTGAACGCAATGAACCAAGTACTTTCTCGTGCACGTGCTGAAATTTCTATGCACGCACCGACCTTTGAAGTGATTAACATTAATCCAGACAAGATCCGTGATGTTATTGGTAAAGGTGGTGCAACCATCCGCGCAATCACTGAAGAAACCAAAGCTGCGATTGATATTGAAGACAACGGTACCGTTCGTGTCTTTGGTGAAACCAAAGCTGCAGCAAAAGCCGCAATTGCGAAAATCCAAGCATTAACTGCTGAGATTGAACCAGGTACGATCTATACTGGTAAAGTGATTCGTATTGTTGAATTTGGTGCATTTGTGAACATTATGCCGGGTACTGATGGCCTATTGCATATTTCACAAATTTCAAATGAACGCGTTGCAAACGTAACTGACGTGTTAACTGAAGGTCAAGAAATTAAAGTTCAAGTACAAGACGTCGACAACCGTGGTCGTATTAAATTGAGCATGAAAGATATTGAACAAGCTTAA
- the hslO gene encoding Hsp33 family molecular chaperone HslO, translating into MSDLRQRFYIENCPIRGEVVHLEQALHTILAQRDYAEAIKVLLGEMLTATALLASTLKIQGRISLQIQAEGSFKWAMAECNHLGEIRALADYEADPRFDHAQDSSTVLATLVSPVLFINIEPEKGERYQGIVPLDKATLAGCLMQYYDLSAQIPTKIVLASTTQCAGGLLIQLLPRNSEEEQQLIDDDLWPRINLLTETLKADELIELDAQEILYRLYNEEDVRLPEVEQLKFACTCSKARCADALIQIGVNAVKETLDIQNPIQMDCQFCNSHYQFSAEEALGLFGQHLS; encoded by the coding sequence ATGTCTGATTTACGTCAACGCTTTTATATTGAAAACTGTCCGATTCGTGGTGAAGTCGTCCATTTAGAACAAGCCCTACACACCATTCTGGCACAGCGCGATTATGCCGAAGCCATTAAAGTCCTGCTCGGAGAAATGCTTACAGCCACTGCGTTGTTGGCCAGTACACTGAAAATCCAAGGCCGTATTAGCCTACAGATTCAGGCTGAAGGCAGCTTTAAATGGGCCATGGCCGAATGTAACCATTTGGGTGAAATACGTGCGTTGGCCGACTATGAAGCCGATCCACGCTTTGACCATGCTCAGGACAGTTCGACCGTGCTTGCAACCTTGGTCAGTCCAGTATTGTTTATCAACATCGAACCTGAAAAAGGCGAGCGCTATCAAGGAATTGTACCTTTAGATAAGGCCACCTTGGCAGGCTGCCTCATGCAGTACTACGACTTATCGGCACAGATTCCGACCAAGATTGTGTTGGCCAGTACCACACAATGTGCAGGCGGTTTACTGATTCAATTGCTGCCACGCAACAGCGAAGAAGAACAACAGCTGATTGATGACGATCTATGGCCACGAATCAATCTACTCACTGAAACGCTAAAAGCAGATGAATTGATTGAACTGGATGCCCAAGAAATTCTCTATCGTTTATATAACGAAGAAGACGTGCGTCTGCCCGAGGTTGAACAATTAAAATTTGCCTGCACCTGTTCCAAAGCACGTTGTGCAGATGCATTGATTCAAATTGGCGTAAATGCAGTCAAAGAAACACTAGATATACAAAACCCGATCCAAATGGATTGTCAATTTTGTAACAGCCACTATCAATTCAGCGCTGAAGAAGCCCTCGGTTTATTTGGCCAACACCTGAGCTAA